Proteins from a single region of Budorcas taxicolor isolate Tak-1 chromosome 7, Takin1.1, whole genome shotgun sequence:
- the LOC128050515 gene encoding elongation factor 1-alpha 1-like produces MGKEKTHINIVVIGHVDSGKSTTTGHLIYKCGGIDKRTVEKFEKEAAEMGKGSFKYAWVLDKLKAERERGITIDISLWKFGTSKYYVTIIDAPGHRDFIKNMITGTSQADCAVLIVAAGVGEFEAGISKNGQTREHALLAYTLGVKQLIVGVNKMDSTEPPYSQKRYEEIVKEVSTYIKKIGYNPDTVAFVPISGWNGDNMLEPSANMPWFKGWKVTRKDGNASGTTLLEALDCILPPTRPTDKPLRLPLQDVYKIGGIGTVPVGRVETGVLKPGMVVTLAPVNVTTEVKSVEMHHEALSEALPGDNVGFNVKNVSVKDVRRGNVAGDSKNDPPMEAAGFTAQVIVLNHPGQISAGYAPVLDCHTAHTACKFAELKEKIDRRSGKKLEDGPKFLKSGDTAIVDMVPGKPMCVESFSDYPPLGRFAVRDMRQTVAVSVIKAVDKKAAGAGKVTKSAQKAQKAK; encoded by the coding sequence atgggaaaggagaagaCCCACATCAACATCGTTGTCATTGGGCACGTAGATTCAGGGAAGTCTACCACGACTGGCCATCTGATCTACAAATGTGGCGGGATCGACAAGAGAACAGTTGAAAAGTTCGAGAAGGAGGCTGCCGAGATGGGAAAGGGCTCCTTCAAATATGCCTGGGTCTTGGACAAACTGAAAGCTGAACGTGAGCGTGGTATTACCATTGATATCTCCCTGTGGAAATTTGGGACCAGCAAGTACTATGTTACCATCATTGATGCCCCAGGACACAGAGACTTCATCAAAAACATGATTACAGGCACATCCCAGGCTGACTGTGCTGTCCTGATTGTTGCTGCTGGTGTTGGCGAATTTGAAGCCGGTATCTCCAAGAACGGGCAGACCCGTGAGCATGCCCTTCTGGCTTACACCCTGGGTGTGAAACAACTAATTGTTGGCGTTAACAAAATGGATTCTACTGAGCCACCCTATAGCCAGAAGAGATACGAGGAAATTGTTAAGGAAGTCAGCACCTACATTAAGAAAATTGGCTACAACCCCGACACAGTAGCATTTGTGCCAATTTCTGGCTGGAATGGTGACAACATGCTGGAGCCAAGTGCTAATATGCCATGGTTCAAGGGATGGAAAGTCACCCGTAAGGACGGCAATGCCAGTGGAACCACCCTGCTTGAAGCTCTGGATTGCATCCTGCCACCAACTCGCCCAACTGACAAACCCTTGCGTTTGCCTCTCCAGGATGTCTATAAAATTGGTGGTATTGGTACTGTCCCTGTGGGTCGTGTGGAGACTGGTGTTCTCAAACCTGGCATGGTGGTCACCTTGGCTCCAGTCAATGTAACAACTGAGGTGAAGTCTGTAGAAATGCACCATGAAGCACTGAGTGAAGCCCTTCCTGGGGACAATGTGGGCTTCAATGTCAAGAACGTGTCTGTCAAAGATGTCCGTCGTGGCAATGTGGCTGGTGACAGCAAAAATGATCCACCCATGGAAGCTGCTGGCTTCACAGCTCAGGTGATTGTTTTGAACCATCCAGGCCAGATCAGTGCTGGATATGCACCTGTGCTGGATTGTCACACAGCTCACACTGCTTGCAAGTTTGCTGAGCTGAAGGAGAAGATTGATCGTCGTTCTGGGAAAAAGCTGGAAGATGGCCCTAAATTCTTGAAATCTGGTGACACTGCCATCGTTGATATGGTTCCTGGCAAGCCTATGTGTGTCGAGAGCTTTTCTGATTATCCTCCCCTGGGCCGTTTTGCTGTGCGTGACATGAGACAGACAGTTGCTGTGAGTGTCATCAAAGCAGTGGACAAGAAGGCAGCTGGAGCTGGCAAGGTCACCAAGTCTGCCCAGAAAGCTCAGAAGGCTAAATGA